GCTTGTCCGGCAAGGGCGCAACCACCGCGCGCAGCTCGTGCAGGGCTTCGCCCATACGCACGCTGCCGTTCTGGTAGTCGTCCAGGCTTTTGGCCAGGTCCTTGATGCGCTGGTCACGCACGGCATCGCCCTGGGCCTGTTGCGCGGCCAGCTCGCGCTGGCGCTTGCTGTAGTTCAGGAAGAACCACAGGCTGACCGCCCAGAGCAGCGCCAGAAATATGACTGCAACCTCGAGGATCAACTCAGATGTTCTCCAGCTCGGACCACTCTTCCTCGGTCATCATTTTGTCCAGCTCGACCAGAATCAGCAGTTCGTTGTTCTTGTTGCACACACCCTGGATGAACTTGGCCGATTCTTCGTTGCCGACATTCGGCGCGGTCTCGATTTCCGACTGACGCAGGTAAACCACTTCGGCAACGCTGTCGACCAGAATGCCGACCACTTGCTTGTCGGCTTCGATGATGACGATACGGGTGTTGTCGGTGATCTCGCTGGACAGCAGGCCGAAGCGCTGGCGGGTGTCGATCACGGTGACCACGTTACCGCGCAGGTTGATGATGCCCAGCACGTAGCTCGGGGCACCCGGGACCGGGGCGATCTCGGTGTAGCGCAGGACTTCCTGCACCTGCATCACATTGATGCCGTAGGACTCGTTGTCCAGTTTGAAGGTCACCCACTGCAGGATCGGATCTTCGGAACCTTGTGCAGACGATTTTTTCATTCCCCTATCCCTCAAATTCCGCCATCGGCGGTGTGCTCAGTGCGGTCGCGGCAGATGCGGCCGATTATTTATGGGTGTTGTGCAGTTGCTTGACTGCGCCACTGGCGATCAACTCGGCCAGCTCGGCGACGTCGAGCAACGCGCACATGTGTTCAATCACGGTGCCGGCCAGCCATGGCCGCTGGCCACGCTGGCTGCGCCACTTGATCTCGTTGGGATCCAGGCGCAGCGAACGGCTGACCTGATGCACCGCCAGGCCCCATTCGTAGCCCTGGACCGAAATCACGTACTGCAGGCCCTGGCGAAAGTCGTCCCGGTAGCGGTCGGGCATGACCCAGCGGGCGGTGTCCAATACCTTGAGGTTGCCGCTCTGGCTCGGCAGGATGCCAAGGAACCAGTCAGGCTGGCCGAACAGTGGTGTCAGTTCATGGCCGGCCAGCGAGTAGATCGAGCCCAGGCACACCAGCGGTACCGCCAGGGTCAGGCCGGCAACATCGAACAGCAGGCATTCGAACGGCTCGGCGGCCCAGGCCGGACGGCCATCGATGGTGGCCGGCGGTACCGGTTGATTGGGCGCCGGCGGCAGGTGCACGTCCACCAGCGGCTCGACCGGTGCGACCTGGGCAACCTCAGGCACTTCGACCACAGGCTCCAGCACAGGCTCGACAACCGCTGGCAAGGTCAGCGGCAATACCGGCCGAGATGGCTCGGCAAACGGCCGTGGTTCGGGTTTTACCGCGGCCTGGGCCGCCACCTGGGCATCACGGGCCTGCTCTTCGCGCACAGCCGCCTGGAATTCGTCGGGCTCAACCGAAGCTGGCAGCACTTCGTCGAGTTCTTCGGTGGCCTCCTGCAGCAAGCCATCGAGGTAGCTCTGCAGGGCCATCTGCGGCCGGCTGGCAAGCTGTTGAGGACGATTCATCAGGCCACCTGCAAGGCGAGGTTCTGCGTCAGCAGGTGCTTGAGCAAGGCGCGGTAAGCCACCACGCCGCGGCTTTTGCCGTCGAACTGCGAGGGTGTCAAGCCAGCCCGGCTGGCGTCACGCAGGCGCGTGTCGACCGGGATGTAGCCTTGCCAGATATGCTCGGGGTAAGCGTCGCGCAGCACCCGCAAGGTACCCATCGAGGCCTGGGTACGGCGGTCGAACAGGGTCGGCACGATGTGGTAAGGCAAGGCCTGCTTGCGCGAGCGGTTGACCATCGCCAGGGTGCTGACCATGCGCTCCAGGCCCTTGACCGCCAGGTACTCGGTTTGCACCGGGATCACCAACTGCTGGCTGGCCGCCAGGGCGTTGACCATCAGCACGCCGAGCAACGGCGGGCTGTCGATGATGGCGTAGTCGAAATCCTGCCAAAGCTGCGCCAGAGACTTGGCGATCACCAGGCCCAGGCCACTCTGGCCCGGCGACTGGCGCTCAAGCACGGCCAGGGCGGTGCTCGAGGGCAGCAGCGAGATTTTCTCGTCGCTGGTGGGCAACAGCAATTGCCCGGGCAAGCCCTCGGGCACGGTGCCCTTGTGCAGGAACAGGTCGTAGCAACTGTGCTCCAGCGCATCGGGGTTGTGCCCGAAGTAGCTGGTCATCGACCCGTGCGGGTCGAGGTCGACTACAACCACACGCTTGCCCGCCTCGGCCAGCAGGCCGGCCAGGGCGATGGACGTGGTGGTCTTGCCGACTCCACCTTTTTGATTGGCTACTGCCCAGACTCTCATTGCGTTGCTTCCTCCCGGTACGGCAGCCTGCCCTGCCGGGATCGGTTATAGGGTCGGTGACGGGGAATTGACGCGATTGTCGCCCACCGTCGGTGCTACCGCTGGCGGTGCAGTTTGTGTGCCAGCCCGCTTCATCGCCGCGTCCGGGGTGGCATTGGCGCTGCCAGTGCCAGTCAGGCTGCGGCGTACTTCGAGGTTGCGCGAGATCACCAGCACCACCCGTCGGTTGCGCGCCCGGCCTTCAGCGCTGTCGTTGGCGGCGATCGGCTGGAACTCGCCGTAACCGACCGATGCCATGCGCGCCGGGTTCACCCCTTCCATCGCCAGCAGGCGGACGATACTCGCCGCCCGTGCCGATGACAGCTCCCAGTTGGTCGGGTACTGCGCGGTGCGAATCGGCAGGTCGTCGGTAAAGCCTTCGACGTGCACCGGGTTGGCGAACGGCTTGAGGATCTTCGCCACCTTCTCGATGATGTTGAACGCGACGTCGCTGGGCATGGCGTCGCCGCTGCCGAACAGCAGCGACGAATTGAGTTCGATCTCGACCCACAGCTCGTTGCCGCGCACGGTCATCTGGTCGGACTTGATCAGGTCGCCGAAGGCGTCGCGCACGTCATCGGTGATGGTCTTGAGCGGGTCGCTGCTGGTTTGCGCCAGGCCCGCATCGACCTGCTCGCTGTCCTTGATCAACGGCTCGGCCGGCTTGACGCTGAGCGGGCGCTCGTCGCCAATGGGGATCGGCTTCATGCTCCGCTCGGGGTCGTTGAACACGCCGATCAGCGCCTGGGAAATGACCTTGTACTTGCCCTCGTTGATCGACGAGATCGAATACATGACCACGAAGAAGGCAAACAGCAAGGTGATGAAGTCGGCGTAGGACACCAGCCAGCGTTCGTGGTTTTCATGCTCTTCGGGTTGTCGACGGCGCGCCATGTGTTACTCCATGAAGCCCTGAAGCTTCAGCTCGATCGAGCGCGGGTTTTCGCCTTCGGCGATCGACAGCAAGCCTTCCAGAAGCATTTCCCGGTAGCGCGACTGACGCAGGGCCAGGGCCTTGAGCTTGTTGGCGATCGGCAGCAGGATCAGGTTGGCACTGGCAACACCGTAAATGGTGGCGACGAAGGCCACGGCAATGCCGTTGCCCAACTGCGACGGGTCAGCAAGATTGCCCATGACGTGAATCAGGCCCATCACCGCACCGATGATACCGATGGTCGGCGCATAGCCGCCCATGCTCTCGAACACCTTGGCGGCCTGCACGTCGCGGCTTTCCTGGGTGTAGAAATCCACCTCGAGAATGCTGCGAATGGCTTCCGGCTCGGCGCCGTCGACCAGCAACTGCAGACCTTTGCGTGCGTACGGGTCCGGCTCGGCATCGGCGACGCCTTCCAGGCCCAGCAGGCCTTCCTTGCGTGCGGTCAGCGACCAGTTGACGACCCGGTCGATACCGCCAGCCAGGTCGACCCGTGGCGGGAACAGGATCCAGCGCACGATCTGCAGCGCGCGCTTGAAGGCGCTCATCGGCGATTGCAGCAAGGCCGCCGCCAGGGTGCCGCCGAGCACGATCAAGGCCGCCGGGCCATTGAGCAGTGCCGACAGGTGGCCGCCTTCGAGGTAGTTGCCGCCAACGATGGCGACAAAGGCCAGGATGATCCCGATAAGGCTCAAGACATCCATCAGACGCAGGCCTCGACCAGGTGCTTGCCGATCTCGTCCAGGCCATACACGGCGTCTGCCAGGTTGGCTTTGACGATGGCCATGGGCATGCCGTAGATCACGCAGCTGGCTTCATCCTGGGCCCACACGGTGCTACCGCCCTGCTTGAGCAGGCGCGCACCTTCGCGGCCGTCGGCGCCCATGCCGGTGAGCACCACCGACAGCACCTTGTCGCCATAGGACTTGGCCGCCGAACCAAAGGTGATGTCCACGCACGGTTTGTAATTCAGGCGCTCGTCGCCCGGCAGGATCTTCACCGTGCCGCGGCCGTCGACCATCATCTGCTTGC
This portion of the Pseudomonas sp. SORT22 genome encodes:
- a CDS encoding DUF2802 domain-containing protein, with product MILEVAVIFLALLWAVSLWFFLNYSKRQRELAAQQAQGDAVRDQRIKDLAKSLDDYQNGSVRMGEALHELRAVVAPLPDKLLQLEQRDPNSLSFAQAARLVGMGASVDELTQSCGLTQAEAELMSKLHRS
- a CDS encoding chemotaxis protein CheW produces the protein MKKSSAQGSEDPILQWVTFKLDNESYGINVMQVQEVLRYTEIAPVPGAPSYVLGIINLRGNVVTVIDTRQRFGLLSSEITDNTRIVIIEADKQVVGILVDSVAEVVYLRQSEIETAPNVGNEESAKFIQGVCNKNNELLILVELDKMMTEEEWSELENI
- a CDS encoding CheW domain-containing protein, translating into MNRPQQLASRPQMALQSYLDGLLQEATEELDEVLPASVEPDEFQAAVREEQARDAQVAAQAAVKPEPRPFAEPSRPVLPLTLPAVVEPVLEPVVEVPEVAQVAPVEPLVDVHLPPAPNQPVPPATIDGRPAWAAEPFECLLFDVAGLTLAVPLVCLGSIYSLAGHELTPLFGQPDWFLGILPSQSGNLKVLDTARWVMPDRYRDDFRQGLQYVISVQGYEWGLAVHQVSRSLRLDPNEIKWRSQRGQRPWLAGTVIEHMCALLDVAELAELIASGAVKQLHNTHK
- a CDS encoding ParA family protein, yielding MRVWAVANQKGGVGKTTTSIALAGLLAEAGKRVVVVDLDPHGSMTSYFGHNPDALEHSCYDLFLHKGTVPEGLPGQLLLPTSDEKISLLPSSTALAVLERQSPGQSGLGLVIAKSLAQLWQDFDYAIIDSPPLLGVLMVNALAASQQLVIPVQTEYLAVKGLERMVSTLAMVNRSRKQALPYHIVPTLFDRRTQASMGTLRVLRDAYPEHIWQGYIPVDTRLRDASRAGLTPSQFDGKSRGVVAYRALLKHLLTQNLALQVA
- the motD gene encoding flagellar motor protein MotD, producing MARRRQPEEHENHERWLVSYADFITLLFAFFVVMYSISSINEGKYKVISQALIGVFNDPERSMKPIPIGDERPLSVKPAEPLIKDSEQVDAGLAQTSSDPLKTITDDVRDAFGDLIKSDQMTVRGNELWVEIELNSSLLFGSGDAMPSDVAFNIIEKVAKILKPFANPVHVEGFTDDLPIRTAQYPTNWELSSARAASIVRLLAMEGVNPARMASVGYGEFQPIAANDSAEGRARNRRVVLVISRNLEVRRSLTGTGSANATPDAAMKRAGTQTAPPAVAPTVGDNRVNSPSPTL
- a CDS encoding flagellar motor protein; translated protein: MDVLSLIGIILAFVAIVGGNYLEGGHLSALLNGPAALIVLGGTLAAALLQSPMSAFKRALQIVRWILFPPRVDLAGGIDRVVNWSLTARKEGLLGLEGVADAEPDPYARKGLQLLVDGAEPEAIRSILEVDFYTQESRDVQAAKVFESMGGYAPTIGIIGAVMGLIHVMGNLADPSQLGNGIAVAFVATIYGVASANLILLPIANKLKALALRQSRYREMLLEGLLSIAEGENPRSIELKLQGFME